The following coding sequences lie in one Dryobates pubescens isolate bDryPub1 chromosome 10, bDryPub1.pri, whole genome shotgun sequence genomic window:
- the EXPH5 gene encoding exophilin-5, protein MSSRTNPQAQKSTSTSFLGFRSPFAWLFSFRKSRKNQTEKQPRYDIPASPSSKAEEMATTEVCNSPMSAETSGHSFDANQNEMMEKSMQEWSEQLEKEFFSVLNDLDDQLAQEQAQDPLDRTVSTNSASHGQYISAFPTSKRQTAGRVQQRNDWSDKPNTFFTEGLRTIRAKDEHKIFVRPRRLRSAYINWHQTAFPEDCRYSDSVNGNPYLPSRRLSSVSFGRSSEGSLYPPSVTQNSGFRHRTCMNRNTTGRSYSVSSLRRRPSSGSSEQLSASRLHHPLARESNNGFVPRFGRQNPKRIPLSSIVWNNTPDSPGQTSAQEKMFRTQSLMEFPDADHGRYPGSLQETKKYSCYHSKHHYRRSISSSSCFSRVSCPDRATSPLPFDNWENYPLYKSDNNLSRSYYRDTSSHGKLYVNPKKSSYGRKDSYPSWTDIPQYYNDEAFISPDDSFEVFMANLNDQQWAHTKSAKFGSQCLQNDFNANSPENTNIRRMTRSADRPFSEFTECCQPWQSYNSSVSSSGIRSDESVFPSLKDQMKPIGLNRNSVIVTQRDTSADFTQLETVDGMELLDEGMLLQPASQQADTNYNTGSFPSNSPASATLQRDVCVFNTMRSKRQTQVTNRGDTAKMYTPNGDRRNVQMKENNFPPHSVFSQPPCILPADESRKEPFLPSQKGWEHNLCYAAKPDRIKQDNRSAEAINQAIPKRKSSLLNVASAASTGKLASCQGMLSCAPECSLSSSHSSPQALSHKDNCKCLGTLTSSSVNYTVAEPPAEDGKTAQASRIGVNREISQKALQNTGTSVSKDCDGQFTTSSQNGNIYTHSFDGDPKTSEHSLSYFCLEKESGKLRSNSPCIERFHKQDGSLRHMSSCSITGSPSQNSLKSPDSLVVYYTLPRKSASISGSIVSDTPISLPREMRATHHCLRSETPHRADAFCSHQRDVSYLDSERSFLTATSLNAAASNKGKDHPSPFNKRPNDSLSSSTSVELADRCKHLSRRESSVFPDCEERGNVLQKYKTTSTFTVCVDEDHVKYHELVSIYYTLPRRHSRTFCNLFRDNPEDTDLPGPRENAESPRIQHKKNQGHVSLGNIFFPSTLEKELPSYSSDQVSSALVTPHNSGTAVDSNKENSHLPPSSEKIGTLKSVSMVHHRKGSSADFSLAENGLSDTVTKEIPFGGPQSTTVVAKSGKAISDASSQNAEMCLKEKKEILPTAPPLMPTLPSPPKPGRCLENPLYSPNKNIIWKGNSENWCQPPKVSTNKNQNSLLLHPGEKSSLGRNGNTEHTDAPLPPVGDTCRDSTAVKQEVNLLHQTTPLYNNKCSRLPLRGDSSRKNAIYLNCCSKMLSEPQNKASEVITASCADPLLQLGRVVSTDTEGLKNSKTTREQNLQSTQMGEDYSGLQESERHAEGNLNMNCKDKILRITTDQRVTQSTGDENKFISDCTRDKVKDLEKRKNRPSIKNKLAAVYKTSRKYSSKNLPPKPHISNIFSQNDGSATSEVDMSLDSLISTDAHQPSLQLDNENQNHSLDPDKDMPRPRTAENKKTENQNDPSLLVNNTNWRSLTSSHAQKEAIGPNKPTAKVENRPSLTTLFSDKVVKTRNKNSETLDLRSESKSQPIFASATTSEPLDDEKRRASSRACSPPLPLLRDKNSNVYVNNCLQAGVCPEQNLTSQTMFDQCQNTSQSTSLKNANLQSCQLRRSHAKSQRERHLSEGVCPRDSTETFASGSNILSKDGTHGKRYKSYSELLSCDENENWASDDEKCYSSRNLLYPSVEFGIFGKEQQLAFLENIKRSLTEGRLWRPCLLNNPGALTDGKPPPINRAELLSSSSTGSKMSSTASSPQELTATYQEYPAAYSDSDSDTTTDDEYYLDEIDKESEL, encoded by the exons atgtCATCCCGCACAAATCCTCAAGCACAAAAGAGCACTTCAACTTCCTTTCTGGGGTTCAGATCACCTTTTGCTTGGCTTTTCTCCTTTAGAAAATCAAGGAAAAACCAGACTGAGAAGCAACCACG ATATGACATCCCTGCTAGCCCATCTTCGAAAGCGGAAGAAATGGCCACG ACTGAAGTGTGTAATTCCCCAATGTCAGCTGAAACAAGTGGTCATTCTTTTGatgcaaaccaaaatgaaatgaTGGAGAAAAGTATGCAGGAATGGAGCGAACAGCTAGAGAAGGAGTTTTTCAGTG TTCTAAACGATCTGGATGACCAGCTGGCCCAGGAACAAGCCCAAGACCCACTGGACAGGACAGTTTCTACTAACAGTGCATCCCATGGCCAATACATTAGTGCATTCCCTACTTCCAAAAGGCAGACTGCTGGTAGGGTGCAACAGAGAAATGACTGGAGCGACAAGCCTAACACATTTTTCACAGAAGGACTGAGAACAATAAGAGCCAAAGATGAACACAAGATTTTTGTCAGACCCAGGAGATTACGCAGTGCCTATATCAACTGGCACCAGACAGCCTTCCCAGAAGACTGCAGATATAGTGATTCAGTCAATGGGAATCCTTATCTGCCGAGCCGCAGGCTGTCCTCTGTTTCTTTCGGGCGGTCTTCAGAAGGTAGCTTATATCCTCCTTCTGTAACACAGAATAGTGGATTTAGGCACAGGACTTGTATGAACAGAAATACAACAGGCAGAAGTTACTCTGTGTCTTCCCTTCGGAGACGTCCATCATCAGGATCTTCTGAGCAGCTGTCAGCATCTCGTTTGCATCATCCATTGGCAAGGGAGAGCAACAATGGTTTCGTACCAAGGTTTGGTCGACAGAACCCAAAGAGAATTCCTCTGTCTTCTATTGTATGGAACAACACACCAGACTCTCCTGGGCAAACATCAGCTCAAGAAAAAATGTTTAGGACTCAATCGCTGATGGAGTTTCCTGATGCTGACCATGGTAGATATCCTGGCTCTTTGCAAGAAACCAAGAAATACTCATGTTATCACTCAAAGCACCACTACAGAAGATCTATTTCAAGCAGCAGTTGCTTTAGTAGAGTTAGTTGCCCTGACAGAGCTACTTCTCCACTGCCCTTTGATAATTGGGAAAATTACCCTTTATACAAGTCAGACAATAATCTCTCTAGATCCTACTATAGAGATACTTCCTCTCATGGCAAGTTGTATGTGAACCCAAAAAAATCTTCTTACGGAAGAAAAGACAGCTATCCTTCTTGGACTGATATTCCACAGTACTACAATGATGAAGCATTTATTTCCCCTGATGACAGCTTTGAAGTGTTTATGGCTAATTTAAATGACCAACAGTGGGCACACACAAAGAGTGCAAAGTTTGGCTCACAGTGCCTGCAGAACGATTTTAATGCGAATTCTCCAGAAAATACAAATATTAGAAGGATGACAAGGAGTGCAGATAGACCATTTTCAGAATTCACTGAATGCtgtcagccttggcagagctatAACTCTTCAGTTTCTTCATCTGGTATCAGAAGTGATGAGTCAGTCTTTCCTAGTCTGAAGGACCAAATGAAACCTATAGGACTAAACAGGAATTCAGTCATTGTTACCCAGAGAGATACTTCGGCAGACTTTACACAACTGGAAACTGTTGATGGTATGGAACTGCTGGATGAAGGAATGTTGTTACAGCCAGCTTCTCAACAAGCAGATACAAACTACAACACTGGTAGTTTTCCCTCTAACAGCCCTGCTTCTGCCACGTTGCAAAGAGATGTATGTGTCTTTAACACAATGAGGTCAAAGAGACAAACCCAAGTCACTAACAGAGGAGACACTGCAAAAATGTATACTCCAAATGGTGATAGAAGGAATGTACAAATGAAGGAAAACAATTTCCCACCTCACAGTGTGTTCAGTCAGCCTCCCTGTATATTGCCAGCTGATGAGAGCAGGAAAGAACCTTTTCTTCCAAGTCAGAAAGGATGGGAACATAATCTGTGTTATGCAGCAAAACCAGACAGAATCAAACAGGATAATCGGAGTGCAGAAGCCATTAACCAAGCTATTCCAAAGAGAAAATCCTCACTGCTCAATGTTGCTTCTGCTGCATCCACTGGAAAACTGGCAAGCTGTCAAGGCATGTTGTCCTGTGCTCCTGAATGCTCATTGAGCTCCTCACATAGCTCTCCACAAGCACTTTCTCATAAAGACAACTGTAAATGTTTAGGAACACTAACTAGCTCTTCAGTAAATTACACAGTCGCTGAACCTCCAGCAGAAGATGGGAAAACAGCTCAAGCGAGCAGAATAGGTGTTAACAGAGAGATTTCACAGAAAGCACTGCAAAATACAGGCACTTCAGTTAGTAAAGACTGTGATGGACAATTCACTACTAGTTctcaaaatggaaatatttacACGCATAGCTTTGATGGAGACCCCAAGACGTCTGAACATAGTTTGAGTTATTTTTGCCTTGAAAAAGAAAGCGGAAAACTAAGGAGTAATTCACCTTGCATTGAAAGGTTTCACAAGCAAGACGGCTCACTGAGACATATGAGTAGCTGCAGCATTACTGGCTCCCCCAGCCAAAACAGCCTCAAATCTCCTGACTCACTCGTTGTTTACTACACTTTGCCTAGAAAATCCGCTAGCATTTCTGGTAGTATTGTGTCAGATACGCCCATCTCTTTACCTAGAGAAATGAGAGCAACACATCATTGTTTAAGATCTGAAACGCCACATAGAGCTGATGCCTTTTGTTCTCATCAAAGAGATGTGTCTTATTTAGACTCAGAACGTTCCTTTTTAACAGCAACATCATTAAATGCTGCTGCAAGTAACAAAGGAAAAGATCACCCCAGTCCTTTTAACAAAAGACCTAATGATTCACTAAGTAGTAGTACATCAGTTGAACTGGCAGATAGATGCAAACATCTGAGCAGGAGAGAATCCTCTGTGTTTCCAGActgtgaggagaggggaaaTGTTTTGCAGAAATACAAAACCACAAGCACATTCACAGTTTGTGTTGATGAAGATCATGTCAAGTATCATGAGCTGGTTTCCATTTATTACACGTTACCACGGAGACATTCGAGAACATTTTGTAACCTCTTTAGAGATAATCCAGAGGATACAGATTTACCTGGTCCCAGAGAAAATGCTGAGTCCCCAAGAATACAACACAAGAAAAACCAAGGTCATGTGAgtttaggaaatatttttttccccagtacttTGGAAAAAGAGTTGCCTTCATATTCTTCTGACCAAGTATCTTCAGCTCTGGTCACACCTCACAACTCAGGAACTGCTGTTGATAGTAACAAGGAGAATTCCCACTTACCTCCTAGCTCTGAGAAGATAGGTACTTTAAAGTCAGTGAGTATGGTACATCATAGGAAAGGTAGTTCAGCAGATTTTTCATTAGCAGAAAATGGGCTTTCTGatacagtgacaaaagaaattcCTTTTGGTGGTCCACAATCCACTACAGTAGTGGCTAAGTCAGGTAAGGCCATTTCTGATGCTTCAAGCCAAAATGCAGAAATGTGtctaaaagaaaagaaggaaatcttACCAACAGCCCCACCACTAATGCCCACTTTACCAAGCCCTCCCAAGCCAGGCAGATGTTTAGAGAATCCTTTATATTCaccaaataaaaatattatatGGAAGGGAAACTCTGAAAACTGGTGTCAGCCTCCTAAAGTGAGCACCAATAAAAATCAGAACAGTTTACTCCTCCACCCAGGGGAAAAGAGTTCCCTTGGAAGGAATGGGAACACGGAGCACACTGACGCGCCACTTCCTCCTGTGGGAGACACGTGCAGGGATAGTACTGCAGTCAAACAGGAGGTAAATTTGCTACACCAAACCACCCCTCTGTATAATAATAAATGTAGCAGACTGCCATTAAGGGGTGACAGTTCAAGAAAAAATGCAATCTATTTAAACTGCTGTAGCAAAATGCTTTCAGAGCCTCAGAACAAAGCATCTGAGGTAATCACGGCTTCCTGTGCCGATCCATTGCTTCAGCTAGGCAGAGTGGTTAGCACAGATACAGAAGGATTAAAGAATTCAAAAACAACAAGAGAGCAAAACTTGCAGAGTACTCAGATGGGTGAAGATTATAGTGGTCTGCAGGAATCAGAGAGGCACGCTGAAGGCAACTTGAACATGAACTGTAAAGATAAAATCCTCAGGATTACAACAGATCAGAGAGTaacacagagcacaggagaTGAGAATAAGTTTATCTCAGACTGCACAAGAGACAAAGTCAAAGATctagaaaaaaggaagaacagaccttcaattaaaaataaactggCAGCTGTTTACAAAACTAGTCGCAAATACTCAAGTAAAAACTTGCCCCCCAAACCACACATAAGTaacattttttcacagaatgaTGGAAGTGCCACTTCAGAGGTCGACATGTCCCTTGACTCATTGATTTCAACAGATGCCCAtcagccatccctgcagctggacAATGAAAATCAGAACCACAGTCTGGACCCTGATAAGGATATGCCAAGACCAAGAACAGCTGAGAATAAGAAGACTGAAAATCAGAACGATCCTTCTTTGCTTGTTAATAACACCAACTGGAGGTCTCTTACAAGCTCGCACGCTCAGAAGGAAGCCATAGGTCCCAACAAACCTACAGCAAAAGTGGAAAATAGGCCAAGTCTTACAACCCTATTTTCAGATAAAGTAGTAAAAACAAGAAATAAGAATTCTGAAACACTTGATCTCAGGTCAGAAAGCAAAAGCCAGCCCATCTTTGCCAGTGCTACTACATCAGAGCCACTGGAtgatgagaagagaagagctaGCAGTCGTGCATGCAGTCCTCCCTTGCCACTCTTAAGAGACAAAAACTCAAACGTGTATGTAAACAACTGCTTGCAGgcaggagtgtgtccagagcaaAACTTGACTTCCCAGACAATGTTTGATCAGTGTCAAAATACCTCTCAATCTACTAGCTTAAAAAATGCCAACCTGCAAAGCTGTCAGCTGCGCAGGAGTCATGCCAAAAGTCAGCGTGAGCGTCACCTTTCCGAGGGCGTGTGTCCTCGAGATTCCACTGAGACTTTTGCCTCAGGAAGCAATATTCTATCCAAAGATGGTACACATGGGAAGAGATACAAATCTTACTCAGAGCTGTTGTCTTGTGATGAAAATGAAAACTGGGCATCAGATGATGAAAAATGTTACAGCAGTAGAAATTTGCTGTATCCTTCTGTTGAATTCGGTATCTTTGGCAAAGAGCAACAGTTAGCTTTCCTGGAAAATATCAAGAGGTCACTCACAGAAGGGCGATTATGGAGACCTTGTCTTCTTAATAACCCGGGTGCTCTCACAGATGGAAAGCCCCCACCTATAAACAGGGCTGAGCTTTTGAGCTCAAGTTCCACTGGGAGCAAAATGTCATCAACTGCTTCGTCCCCCCAAGAGCTGACTGCTACCTATCAGGAATACCCAGCGGCTTATTCAGACTCAGACAGTGATACCACCACTGATGATGAGTACTACCTGGATGAGATAGATAAAGAATCGGAGCTATGA
- the POGLUT3 gene encoding protein O-glucosyltransferase 3 has translation MGSCRLPLLLLGAALPFLRPAESADAVSAERSLAWGPGLEAGLTLPVRYFYIQAVSVAGRNFSRSPPGRTQFKVVIKTLSPKEVTRIYTPRPLDRNDGTFLMRYRMYGSVRKGLKIEILYGDQHVAQSPYILEGPVYHEYCDCPEEDPEIWQNIMSCPAQEPQITKDFIPFPTIDLQRMLKEISTKFSETRGAIVHYTVLNNRIYRRSLGKYTDFKMFSDEMLLSLARKVHLPDVEFYLNVGDWPVEYRKANDTPGPLPVISWCGSVDSRDIVLPTYDVTHSTLETLRGVTNDLLSIQGNTGPSWENKTERALFRGRDSREERLHLVQLSKENPELLDAGITGYFFFREKEKELGKVQLMGFFDFFKYKYQVNVDGTVAAYRFPYLLLGDSLVLKQDSHYYEHFYIGLKPWKHYVPVNRNLEDLLEKIKWAKANDEEARKIAKEGQLMARELLQPHRFYCYYYKVLQKYAKRQASKPEIRDGMELVPQPDDRDSVCSCHRKKPLREDL, from the exons atggggagctgcaggctgccgctgctgctgctgggcgctGCGTTGCCGTTTCTACGACCAGCGGAGTCGGCAGACGCCGTTAGCGCCGAGCGGAGCCTGGCGTGGGGCCCCGGGCTGGAGGCGGGGCTCACCCTGCCCGTCCGGTACTTCTACATCCAGGCGGTCAGCGTGGCCGGACGCAACTTCTCCCGCTCCCCGCCAG GAAGAACCCAGTTTAAAGTGGTAATTAAAACACTTTCTCCCAAAGAGGTGACCAGAATTTACACTCCTCGCCCTTTGGATAGGAATGATGGGACATTTCTTATGAGGTATCGGATGTATGGGAGTGTCAGAAAAGGGTTGAAAATTGAGATCCTTTATGGTGATCAGCATGTAGCTCAGTCTCCTTATATTTTGGAAG GACCTGTTTATCATGAATATTGTGACTGTCCCGAAGAAGATCCTGAGATCTGGCAGAACATTATGTCTTGTCCAGCCCAAGAACCTCAGATTACAAAGGACTTCATTCCTTTTCCCACCATTGACCTGCAGCGAATGCTTAAGGAGATCTCAACAAAGTTCAGTGAGACAAGAGGTGCTATAGTTCATTACACTGTTCTCAATAATCGCATCTACCGTCGCTCCTTGGGGAAGTATACGGACTTCAAAATGTTCTCCGACGAAATGTTGCTGTCACTGGCAAGAAAG GTTCACCTTCCTGATGTAGAATTTTACCTTAATGTTGGAGATTGGCCAGTTGAGTATCGGAAAGCTAATGATACACCTGGTCCTCTACCTGTCATTTCATGGTGTGGCTCTGTAGATTCAAGAGACATAGTCCTTCCAACGTATGACGTAACCCACTCAACTCTTGAAACCCTACGAGGAGTCACAAATGATCTCCTTTCTATTCAAGGAAATACAG GTCCATCctgggaaaacaaaactgaGCGAGCTTTATTTAGGGGTCGAGACAGCCGAGAGGAACGTCTCCATCTTGTCCAGTTATCCAAGGAAAACCCAGAACTACTAGATGCTGGAATAACAGGATATTTCTTcttcagagaaaaagagaaagagctggggaaggttcagcTGATGGGCTTCTTTGACTTCTTTAAG TACAAATACCAAGTGAACGTAGATGGGACTGTAGCAGCTTACAGGTTTCCATACCTCTTGCTGGGTGACAGCCTGGTATTGAAGCAAGATTCCCACTACTATGAACATTTTTATATTGGATTAAAACCTTGGAAACATTATGTTCCAGTTAACAGAAACTTAGAGGATTtgctagagaaaataaaatgggCAAAG GCAAATGATGAAGAAGCAAGAAAAATTGCTAAAGAAGGACAATTAATGGCTAGAGAATTACTTCAGCCTCACAGGTTTTACTGCTACTATTACAAAGTGCTCCAG AAATATGCTAAACGCCAAGCCAGCAAACCTGAAATACGGGATGGAATGGAACTTGTGCCTCAGCCTGATGACAGAGACTCAGTatgcagctgccacaggaaaaaGCCTTTGAGGGAAGATCTATAA